The Streptomyces sp. ALI-76-A nucleotide sequence CTCTGGAGGTCGATCACATCAACGGCGACTGGAGCGACGACCGGCGCGAGAACCTGCGGCTGCTGTGCCCCAACTGTCACGCGACCACCAGCACGTGGTGCCGAGGGGGGCGCCGACATCGGGGTCATCCCCGGTAGCATGAGCGGGTAGGCGGCCGTTGCTGAATGGTATAAGCAGAGGTTTTAGGTGCCTCGGGGCATTTGCCCATGTGGGTTCGACTCCCATCGGCCGCACACCTGAAGGGGCCGCCCCAGCCGGGCGGCCCCTCCCCCGTTTCTCAGCCCAACAGCTCCCGCACCACCGGCACCAACCCCCGGAACGCCTGTCCCCGGTGGCTGATCGCGTTCTTCTCCTGCGGGGTCAGTTGCGCGCAGGTCCGCGTGTCCCCCTCCGGCTGGAGGATCGGGTCGTAGCCGAAGCCGTTCGTGCCGGTCGGGGCGTGGCGGAGGGTGCCGCGGAGGCGGCCCTCGACCACGCGTTCCGTGCCGTCCGGCAGGGCGAGTGCCGCCGCGCAGGCGAAGTGGGCGCCGCGGTGTTCGTCGGGGATGTCGGACAACTGGGCCAGGAGGAGGTCGAGGTTGGCCTGGTCGTCTCCGTGGCGGCCGGCCCAGCGGGCGGAGAAGATGCCGGGGGCGCCGTTGAGGACGTCGACGCACAGGCCGGAGTCGTCGGCGACGGCGGGCAGGCCGGTGGCCTGGGCGAGGGCGTGGGCCTTGAGCAGGGCGTTCTCGGCGAACGTGACGCCCGTTTCCTTGACGTCGGGGATCTCGGGGTAGGCGTCCGCGCCGACGAGGTCGTGCGGGAGACCTGCGTCGGCGAGGATCGCCCTGAGTTCGGTGATCTTTCCGGCGTTGCGGGTGGCGAGGATCAGGCGGGTCATGGGGTCCAGTATCGCGGCCCCGCCCGCCGCCGGTTTACGGGGTGCAGACCTTGGTCAGTTCGCCGGCGGCGTCGGTGACGGGGCTGAGGTCGGGGGTCTCGTCGCCCTTCTCGACCGCCGTGCGGACGTTGGTGACGGCCGCGGCGAGGTCGTCGACCGCCTTGTTGACGTCGGCGTTGTCGGTCTTGTCGCCGATCTCGTCGAGGTTCTGGTCGATGGAGTCGAGGGACTCCTGCAGCTGCGTCGGGTCGTTGGAGGCGCTTGCGACGGCCTGCTGGAGGTCCGTGACGCTGTCGGCGATGGCGTCGGCGGTCTGGACGCAGTCCAGTGCCTTGTTGACGGCGTCGCAGCCGGTGGTGAGTCCGACCGTCAGCCCGACCGCCGCGACGGCGGCGGCGATGGCGGTACGGCGACTTCGGCGGCGTCGGCTCGCGGCCATGGATCTGTTCCCTCCCGTTGGGGTCAGGCCCCCGGTGGGCCCCCCGTGCTGGCCGGGCGCACGGTGGTGTGCCGTGCGCCCGTACCCATAGTGACGCGGGGACGGTCGGCGCGGTTGCCCGCGGTGGCCGTCGTTCTTGGGGCGCCCTTTACTTTTCGAGGACCGTATCAAGTGCCTTGCGCTGAAAGGCCGCCAGGTCGGTGCAGCCGGCGACCGCGAGGTCGAGCAGGGAGTTGAGTTCGTCCCGGGCGAAGGGTTCGGCCTCGGCGGTGCCCTGGACCTCGACGAAGCGGCCGTCGCCGGTGCAGACGACGTTCATGTCGGTGTCGGCGCGGACGTCCTCCTGGTAGCAGAGGTCCAGCAGCGGGACGCCGCCGACGATGCCGACGGACACCGCGCTGACCGTGCCGGTCAGGGGCCGGCGGCCGGCCTTGACCAGCTTCTTGGCCTGGGCCCACGAGACGGCGTCGGCGAGGGCCACGTACGCGCCGGTGATGGCCGCGGTGCGGGTGCCGCCGTCGGCCTGGAGGACGTCGCAGTCCAGGACGATGGTGTTCTCGCCGAGGGCCTTGTAGTCGATGACCGCGCGCAGGGAGCGGCCGATGAGGCGGCTGATCTCGTGGGTGCGGCCGCCGATCTTGCCGCGGACGGACTCGCGGTCGCCGCGGGTGTTGGTGGCGCGGGGCAGCATCGAGTACTCGGCGGTGACCCAGCCCTCGCCGCTGCCCTTGCGCCAGCGCGGGACGCCTTCGGTGACGGAGGCGGTGCAGAAGACCTTGGTGTCGCCGAAGGAGACGAGGACGGAGCCCTCGGCGTGCTTGCTCCAGCCGCGTTCGATGGTGACCGGGCGGAGTTGTTCGGGGGTGCGGCCGTCGATTCGAGACATGGCGCTGAGCCTATCCGTACGTGCGGAACGGGCCCCTCCCGCGGTGGGAGAAGGCCCGTTCGAGGGAGCGCGGGCCGTCGGGGACGGTGGCTCGGGTGGCTCACATGAGGTCTTCGATCTCCGCGGCGATGGGGTCGGCGTCGGTGCCGATGACGACCTGGATGGCGGTGCCCATCTTCACGACTCCATGGGCGCCGGCGGCTTTCAGGGCGGCCTCGTCGACCTTGCCGGCGTCGACGACCTCGGTGCGCAGGCGGGTGATGCAGCCCTCGACCTCTTCGATGTTGTCGATGCCGCCGAGTCCGGCAACGATCTTCTCAGCCTTGGTGGCCATGTTCCTTCTCCCTGATCCGAACCGCTTTTTGGCAGTAACCCACAGTTGGCCCATCTTTGCGAGCGATCGTGGCGCGCGTACCGAAGGATGACGTCACAGCACCCAAATCGTCCGTGACTGGTCTACACCACCTGACAGGCGGTCGCCAAACCATGAGTGCCGAGAGCGCCGACACCAGTGGTCCCGCGCGCGCCCGTTGGAACCGTCTGTTCCAGGGTCTGCAGAAGATGGGCCGCAGTCTGCAGCTTCCGATCGCCGTGCTGCCGGCGGCGGGCATCCTCAACCGGCTGGGCCAGCCTGATGTGTTCGGTGACGACGGGCTGGGGTGGACCAATGTCTCGAAGGTGATGGCGGGTGCGGGCGGCGCGCTGCTGGACGGTCAGCTGGGGTTGCCCCTGTTGTTCTGCGTCGGTGTGTCGATCGGCATGGCGAAGAAGGCGGACGGTTCGACGGCGCTGGCGGCGGTGACGGGTTTCCTCGTCTACTTCTCCGTGTTGCGCCAGTTCCCGGAGGACTGTCCTGACGGGGCGACGGCCGTCACCGGCATCGGCTGTCAGGCGACGGTCGACGGCACGGTGACGGCGTTCACCTTTCAGAACCCGGGTGTGTTCGGCGGGATCGTCATGGGTCTGCTGTCGGCCTATTTCTGGCAGCGTTTCCACCGGACGAGGCTGGTGGACTGGCTCGGCTTCTTCAACGGCCGCCGGCTGGTGCCGATCATCATGGCGTTCGTCGCGATCGCGTTCGCGGCGCTGTGTCTGTGGGTGTGGCCGCCGATCGGTGA carries:
- the rdgB gene encoding RdgB/HAM1 family non-canonical purine NTP pyrophosphatase — encoded protein: MTRLILATRNAGKITELRAILADAGLPHDLVGADAYPEIPDVKETGVTFAENALLKAHALAQATGLPAVADDSGLCVDVLNGAPGIFSARWAGRHGDDQANLDLLLAQLSDIPDEHRGAHFACAAALALPDGTERVVEGRLRGTLRHAPTGTNGFGYDPILQPEGDTRTCAQLTPQEKNAISHRGQAFRGLVPVVRELLG
- the rph gene encoding ribonuclease PH, producing the protein MSRIDGRTPEQLRPVTIERGWSKHAEGSVLVSFGDTKVFCTASVTEGVPRWRKGSGEGWVTAEYSMLPRATNTRGDRESVRGKIGGRTHEISRLIGRSLRAVIDYKALGENTIVLDCDVLQADGGTRTAAITGAYVALADAVSWAQAKKLVKAGRRPLTGTVSAVSVGIVGGVPLLDLCYQEDVRADTDMNVVCTGDGRFVEVQGTAEAEPFARDELNSLLDLAVAGCTDLAAFQRKALDTVLEK
- a CDS encoding PTS glucose/sucrose transporter subunit IIB, which translates into the protein MATKAEKIVAGLGGIDNIEEVEGCITRLRTEVVDAGKVDEAALKAAGAHGVVKMGTAIQVVIGTDADPIAAEIEDLM